The following proteins are encoded in a genomic region of Nicotiana sylvestris chromosome 4, ASM39365v2, whole genome shotgun sequence:
- the LOC138889704 gene encoding uncharacterized protein — translation MDPLKYIFQKLMSTDKLAKWQILLSEFDIVYVTQKAIKDIAESYDGWRLFFDGAVNFKGVGIGSVLVSETDQHYPVSAKLKFPCTNNMVEYEACILGLMMAIDMNIQELLVIEDSDLLIHQVREEWVTKNSKILPYLHHVQELRKRFTKTEFQHVPKVQNELVDALATLLSMIHHPDKNFVDPIPVKIYDQPAYCTHVEEEADGKPWFHDIKEHLAKGEYLELANPTQKRTLRRRTPDLGLLRCVDAKEASKLLEEIHAETCGPHMNGFVLAKKILRAGYFGMTMETNCIQYI, via the exons atggatcctttgaagtacatctttcagaagctcatgtCCACtgacaagctagccaagtggcaaatcctgttgagcgagttcgacattgtttacgtaactcaaaaAGCGATCAAG gacattgcagaatcctacgATGGTTGGAgattgtttttcgatggagcagtaaatttcaaaggagttggcataggatcagtcctagtatcagaaactgatcagcattatccggtgtctgcaaAACTcaagttcccgtgcaccaacaacatggttgaatacgaagcttgcatcctagggctcatgatggccattgacatgaacattcaagagttgttaGTGATAGAAGATtcagacctactcatacatcaggtccgagaagaatgggtgaccaagaactccaagatactcccgtatctgcatcatgtacaggaattaagGAAGAGGTTCACGAaaacagagttccaacatgttcctaaaGTCCAGAATGAGCTcgttgatgcattggctaccttgttATCTATGATACATCATCCAGACAAAAACTTcgttgatcccattccagtaaagatctacgatcagccagcttactgtacccacgtcgaagaagaagcagatggaaagccttggtttcatgatatcaaagaacaTTTGGCAAAAGGTGAATAcctagaacttgcaaatcctactcagaaacgcacacttcggag gaggactcctgatttgggattactaaggtgtgtcgacgcaaaagaagcatccaagctactagaggaaatccaCGCTgagacctgcggtccacatatgaacggttttgtcttagcaaagaagatacttcgagctggttactttgggatgactatggagacgaaCTGCATACAGTATATCTGA